One window from the genome of Malus domestica chromosome 01, GDT2T_hap1 encodes:
- the LOC108170777 gene encoding LOB domain-containing protein 24-like, which translates to MISGRCAACKYLRRRCPSDCIFSPYFPPNNPQRFASVHRIYGASNVAKMLQQLPGHLRAEAADTLCYEAECRIQDSVYGCVKTISQLHQEIHNAECQLAKTRAEIAFINSGGGGGGQEHQVHQTPEVQSDLSFFPDQTEVEATLFGSSSKAPWFI; encoded by the exons ATGATTTCTGGTCGTTGTGCAGCTTGCAAGTATCTGAGAAGAAGATGTCCTTCCGATTGCATTTTCTCTCCATATTTTCCTCCAAATAATCCTCAAAGATTTGCTTCTGTTCATAGGATCTATGGTGCCAGCAACGTTGCCAAAATGCTCCAG CAACTACCAGGCCATCTGAGAGCTGAAGCAGCAGATACTTTGTGCTATGAAGCCGAATGTAGAATACAAGACTCAGTGTACGGTTGTGTTAAGACTATTTCCCAATTGCATCAAGAAATTCACAACGCAGAATGTCAATTAGCGAAAACACGAGCTGAGATTGCCTTCATCAACTCTGGCGGCGGAGGAGGAGGGCAAGAACATCAAGTGCATCAAACGCCAGAAGTTCAGTCCGACTTAAGTTTCTTTCCGGACCAAACCGAAGTTGAGGCAACCCTATTTGGCTCTTCCTCCAAAGCTCCTTGGTTTATTTGA